A window of Polyangiaceae bacterium genomic DNA:
CAAAGCGCTGTCGTAGCCGCTCTCGCGCATTTTGAGAATGGAAATGAGGCGATGAAGGTGCGCGCGATATTCCACATAGCGCAGCAAAATCAAATTCTCGACCATGGCCGACATGCCCGCAATCGGCGCGTCGATGTCCTCTTGAAACAACTCCAGCTCCTCGCTGAACAGCGTGGTCACCCCCAGAAAACGCAGCTCGTTGCATAGTGCGGTAAAAAATGCCGGCAGCCTCTCCGGAAGCATCGCCGCACGCAAAAAGCCGTCGATGCCGTCAATGAAGACGCGCTCCACCCGTCGCTGCCGCACGATATCCAAAAGCTGATGAGCCAGCTCGTCCAAGAAGCGCTCGACCGGTGCCTGCCAAACGACATCCAACAAGCCCTCTTGCATCAGCTTGCTGAAATTCAGCCCAATCGCATCGGCTTTGGCAATGAGACGCGGTGGTGATTCGTAAAAACCAAAATAAAGACCTCGCTCGCCAGCGGCGCCACCTGTCGCGAGAAAGTTCACACCAAGAAGCGTTTTTCCAGCACCAGGTGCACCCAAGAGCGCCGTCGTCGAACCGGTATTGACGCCGCCCTCGAGCATCTCATCGAGGCGTGCAATGCCGAATTGTTTGCGAGTCCGCCGCTCGCCGCTCACGAGATTGGCCTGCGATACCATCGCCTCCAATCGTGGAAATACGACAATCCCGTCGCTCGTGATCCGGAACGTGTGCCGTCCTTGAATGAAATCACTTCCGCGTAACTTGGTAATCGCGAGCTGACGTATGCTTCTGACGCCCACGAACCGATAGGATACTTCCATGACCGAATCAACCATGCCGTGCTCGACGAAGGTCCTGTCTTGCTGGCTATTTGCGAGCAAAAGCAACGTGCAACCCGCCGCGGCGACCAGGGCCGAGAGTTGCTGAATGAATTTCTGGAATTCGAGCGTGGAGCCGGTCAGCGCTTCAATGACCGCGATGCCGTCGAGCACGAGCATCGTCGCGCCACGCTCGTGCGTCTCCTTGTGTATCACGTGAAGAAAGTTCGCCATGCCTTCTTTGATCAAGTGCTGATAACCGCCAATGAAGGAAAGTTGGTCCGGGATGAACTTGTCGTCGAAAAAGCTCAGCGTACGGAGGTAGTCGAGCATGCGCCCGTGCGTCTCGGTCAATAGCGTAATGTATACCGCCCGCCCGCCTTGGCGGACGTGGTGAAAAACGATCTGGTTGCCGAGAATGGTCTTGCCAGCTCCCGAAGGGCCGAACACGAGCGTCGACGAACGCTCGAACAGTCCACCGTGCAAAATCGCGTCGAGACCGGGCACACCCGTAGCAACCCTCGCCGACCTCGGAGCATCCTCTGTTGTCGACATAACTGCTTCCGCTCCCGAGCAAGAGCGTGCAATCCGTAGGCCGCCGGATTACCGCAACGTCGAGAATGACAACTGCGCCGAATGGCCAAGCACACCAGCCGCGTTTGCTCGTCCGCGTGGGCGACGACGAATGCGCGTGCCGTGACCGTGTCTATGTCAGCGCCCGAGCCAGGTTTTGGCGCGTATGATGAGGTCGAAGGCTTTGAGGTACGACGCGGTGTCGCTTTGCTCGGATTTGGGCTGGTACGGCCCGGTCACGTACGGCACGTACATGCTTTGGCGGCGGCTGCGAGCGCCGGTGTATTGGGACGCGGCGACGCGATGCCACGTGCGGCCGTCGTGCACGGTGAGGTCGCCCGGCCATGTTTCCACCATGACTTCCGCCGGGTCGGGCCGATTGTCGACGAAGTAAAGCTTGCGAAACAAGAAATCGCGCCATCCTTGATTGTGGCTGCCCGGAATGATGCGTAGGCCGCCGTCTTCCGGGGTAATCCGCTCGAAGTGCAGGCCCACGTTGAGCATCGGGCCGGGGAGCTGTCCATAAAAGGCGTCGCGCAGGCCGTCGGTGTGCCACGCAAGGCCCGGGCGGAGGCTGCCTTTCGTGCGGATGTATCGGTTGAACACGACGCCATCCTTTTCTTCATGGCCAATGCGAGCGTCTTTGCCGACGAGCTTCCGGATGGGCTCGAAGCGAGCATCGGTGACGAATTGGCGGACATAGTCGGAATGGACCGACAGAAAACCCGTGCGCTGCAGATAAGGTTTTCCCTGTTCGTCGCGGCCGAACCAAATGGGAATGCCGTGGACCTTGCGCCGCCCTTCGGCGAGGAACTGCGCCTGCACGCGGTCGACTTCGGCGACGATGCGTGCGACCTCGTCGGGCGATGCGACCCGGGCAAACACGAGGTAGCCGTTTTTGTCGAGGTAGGCGCGCTGGACGGGTGTGATTTCGGCGCCGAGGCGGAAGCGGTGGTTCAATGGAAGCGCCGCGGCGACCTTGGCGGCCTCTTCGGGGGAAAGCGCGGCGTGCGGTGTTTCGTGGCTTGGATCGGGCAACTCGACGGCGGTGTTCATGCAAAAGCTCCGGGTAGGGCGAACTAAACCAGATTTTGCATGAATTGCAAGGTGCGGGCGCCGTCCGCCTCGACTTCGCCTTCGATGGGTCGATGGTCAGCGACAAGACCGCCGCAAGGTCTATTTCTTCTGTATGACGCCACACGCAATGCGCGCGCCCGCTGCCCCCGCGGGATCGGTCGTATAATCGTCCGGTTGTGCATGCACCACGATGGCCGTGCCCTCGTCTGCGAGCAGGCTATTTTTTTCCTTGGTCGAGCATGGCGCCCGGCGCGTACACTTCGATCTTCATCCGACCGTTTTGCGGAACGACGATATTGGGTAAATCGCCTGCGTGTGGGCCCGCGGGATCGCGAAAGCCGTGCTCGGCGCCGGTCGGATTGAAGTGTCCGCCGGCCGCATCGAAATTGGGCGTGCATGCGCCCTTTTCGTGAATGTGGAAACCATGAGGCCCTGGCGGCAAGCCGGATAGCTCACCCGTAATGAGGACCCCGTTGGGCGTGCTTCGAAGGTCGAGCGTGCCCAGGGTCTTGCCGGATGGATCCACCATTTTGACGACCGCACCGTCGGCGGCGACGGCGGGTGCGGCAAGTGCAACAGTCGCGAACATCGCAGAAAATACGGAGCACAATCGGGTCATGGTACCTCCCCTCCAATGGCAGGCGCCCTGCGCGCCCCACTGTCATGTCTGGAGACGTCCCTGGCAACGGCAAGGGGTCGCATGACCGAAGACCTCGGCTGCGCGATCGAACACAAGCGCTCACGTCGACATTCTTTTGGTAGCCATGGGCATGAATGTTGGATTATGCTCGCGGCTCTTCCCAAGAGGAGCGTTTCATGAGCCAGTCACCGGTCAATTATCATCGCGACGGCGAAGTCGCCACGATCACGATGGACGACGGCAAGCGTAATGCGCTTTCGCCGCAGATGTTCAAAGCATTGAACGAGGCCATCGATCGCGCCGAGCGAGACGATGCGATGATCGTGCTGACGGGTCGGGTCGATGCATTCTCGGCAGGCTTCGACCTCAAGGTGATGCGTTCGGGCGGCCCGGCCGCGGTGGGGATGCTCAACGCAGGGTTTGCCATGACGGCGCGGCTCTTGTCGTTTCCTCGGCCGGTCATTGCGGCGAGCAGTGGTCACGCGATGGCAATGGGTCTTTTTCTGTTGCTGTGTGCGGATTACCGCATCGGCGCTGCTGGCGACTACAAATACGTTGCCAACGAGGTTGCCATTGGATTGCCCATGCCGCGGGTTGCGGTGGAGGTGATGCGATTGCGATTGCCGCCGGCGCATTTCCAGCGCGCGGCGACGCTGTCCACGATGTACACGCCCGAAGAAGCCGTCGCAGCAGGAATGCTCGATGAATTGGTGTCACCCGACAAACTGCTCGAGCGCGCGTATGAACGGGCCGCGCAATTCGGCGAGCTCGACAGGCACGCGCATCGGGTGACGAAATTGCGTATTCGGGAAGATGCACTGAAAACGATTCGTCGATCGATACCGCTCGATTTGGGCGATGCGGTCGTCACGGGCGTACGCCGATTCATCGCGGCAAAGAAGACGGGGTCGGCGTAAGACCATGTCCGATTTCAGCGATCGATCGTATGCAACAACCGAAGAGCCCGACGTCTTGATCGGGCATTACATCGGCGAAGTCACCGCAGCGGACGTTCAACGTATGGCGGTTGTTCAGAAGGAATTTTCCGCCAACCGCACGCACCTTTTTCTGGTCATCGATCTCCATCGAGTGACAAACCTTACGTCGGAGGCGCGGCGCGCTGCTTCTGCCGAACCGCCGGACCCATCCGTGCCCACGCACGGGACCGCTGTGGTTGGCGCAAGTTTCCATCTTCGCGTAATGATGACGATGTTTTTCCGCGCGGCAAAGCTCCTTGGACGGGTAAGCGATTTTCCTGTCCGCTTTTTCGACGACATGGCGCCGGCACGCCGCTGGTTCGACGAACGACGTCGAGAATTGGGCTTGCGCCGGTGAATGATGCGGCGAGCGACGCGAATCGCCGTTGGTCAAACGTCATCCGGTAGCGTTACTAGAATCTCTCCACCACGACAATGCCTCTCCAGCGAGCCAAAAACTTGCCTGCGGCTGTGCACCCTGTTTTCCTCGTTGCGACAAGACGCTCAACTGGCGCTTCCCGAATGGACTCTGACGAGGCAATGATGCAGTTTTACGTGCTGAAAGTCGAAGTCGGTTCAACGTATGAAACATGGTTCGAGAAGACAGAGCCGATACATCGAGGCGACGCCCTGTATTGCCCTACGTGCGGCATCAACGTGACGAATTTGCGCTGGCTGCCTCCCTACCGGGCAGCAATCAAGGCATACGGCCGCGAGTTGGGCGACGTCGCATTTTTCGGGATGTCCATCCTTGTTTCGCATCGTTTCCGACTGGCATGGGAACAGGCAGGGCTGCGTGGAATCAATGAATTCACGCCGCTCGAACGTGTGCGTGTGCGACCCGCGCGTTTGGGCAAGAGACCCGTGAACTACTACCATGTTGAAGTGCGACAATTCGGCACACGTGTCGATATGAAGCGAAGCCTCATCGAGTATGGTGAACCGATCACCTGTGATAGGTGCTTGAGCGCAGGCGTCGACACCGTACGTGGGTTTGCGATCGATGAGAGATCCTGGACGGGTGAGGACATCTTCGAAGCATGGGGCATGCCCGGCTCGATCATCGTCACCGATCGCGTGCGGCAATTGCGCGACGAGCACGGCTTGACCAACGTCAACCTCACGCCCGTGGAGGAGTATTTCTGGGATCCGCTCAGCAAGTGGACCCCGGTCGACTACAGCCCGCCCGATTGGTACAAGCCCGACGAGACGGACGACGGCGACGACGCGCAGCGCTTGGCCAATTGATGATGGCAAGGAACGTCAATGCAGGCCGATGAGCACTTGCATATGCGTGCCGCAACCTTTTTGCTGCGGGCGCTCGCACGTCGTGACCCATTCCCCGCGCCAGCCCCCTCAACCGTTTTCCGGCTTTTTCCGACGCACCGTCCGCGATTGCAGCGCCGGAACGAATCGATCCACCTCGTCCATCCACAACCACATTCCCACACGCCGCAGCTCCTTGTGGCGCATCGCAAGCAGCGTCCAGAATCGATCACGTAATGCCACAGCCTCGATCGCTGGGTCTTTGCTCCGCGTACCCTTGGGCTTGAGCCGTTTGAGCAGCTCGGTCCCCACATGCGCCGCTTCCGTCACCTGCTCCGGCGTGACCGCAGTTTTTCCGGCTATCGCCGTAGCGTGTTTGGTCAAAAGCGCAGCGAGATCGACGTTGTCTTGCGCCAAATCGATGGGCCCAGTGCCCGATCGAATTCGCTCGACTTCATGCGCCGGCAAGATTCCGGCGACGGCCAATGCTTCCGCGGATGCAAGCAAAAGCGTGCGCGATGCTCGGGCCTTGTCGATCAGCGCGCCGGTCGACCCGTCGCTCGTACGATCCACCTGCGCCGCCGCATAAATGACCGCAAGCGCCAAGTCGGGGAGCTTTTGCAGCGCAACGACATCCACGGTCGGCAGTTCCGCTTTGATCCGATCAACGTGGGGCGAAATGGCGTCGAGACCCATCTCGACGTTGTGAAGCGCCAGCGATCCATCCGCGCGAAATGGGCGCACGTCGGCATCGGCCAGCGCTTCTGCTTCAGAAAGGTATTGCTCGTAGGCTTTTTGCGAACCCACGACCTCAGGAGTGGGATTGGACATGATGCGCATCAAACCAGAAGCTGACCCTGATGGCAAGTCCAGGCTGCTCGACCGGCGCACATCACCAAATTGGTGACGCAGAAAGGGTCCATCATCGAGGCCCGTCACCCGCGTGGTCACAACGCAAGGTTGGACATCTGCCCATCATCACCAGCGCGGTGACCACGGAAGGGTCGACATGCGACCGTCGTCACCAGCGCGGTGACCACGGAAGGGTCGACATGCGACCGTCGTTACCAGCGCGGTGACCGCGCATGGGTAAGAGCTCTAAAGTGCAGTCGTCATCGTCGGAATCGCCGCTCTACGATGCCCGCGCCGCGCAACCAGTGCACTCGATACGTCCCGTGGCGTGCGGGCGGCGCTTCATCGTGGCGAAGAAAACGACGTCCGCGTGAAAACCTCACCTCTCCGCCATTGCGTCCGGAAATAGCCTGCGCAACAGCCACGATTGTACGAGCTTCTGCTGCTCGCTCGCCGAAAGCGCGTCACGCATGCGGCCCACGATCCACGCCGAAAACACGATGAACGACAGCGTCGAATACAGCATCGCCAAGAGCGTCGCCGTCTCCGGCAATGCCACCGCCCGCGCCAATATGATGAGCCTGTCCGCCTCGAACACGTACGACCGACCAAGTACCCCCGTAAATTCCGCAAGGAAAGGCAATGACGTAAACGCGACGAAGACGACGACGCCCACACGCCGCTCGTACGGCGTCGCATGCATCGCATAAATCAGCATTGCGGACACCGCACACGTGGGCACGAGCGCAAACGGCCCAAGATAACAGCTCGATAACGCCACCGTCGCCGCCACGAGCACGGACAATGCAATCGGCACGCCAGCACCAATACGTTGCCGCCGCGAATAAAACAATGCAAATAACGCTGCCATCACATCCACGGCCGCCGTCGCGCCGACGGCGAGCTTGCTATGCACGCCAATGACGAATGCGAGCGGAAGCACCGCAAGCCACGCCATGAGCCCATAAAATGCGCTCCGCAACGTCTCGGCTCGCGCCTTGTCCCGCGCCCGCTCGAGCTCCGGCATGGCCTCGGGCGGCACCTCCGTCGTGTTCACGATGAGCTCCACAAAGAGCCGCTGCGCCGCGCGATCCTCCGGATCGAGCGCCAGCCCCTGAATCACTTCGCGCACCGCCATGACGCGAGGCGACTGGTCGAGTGCATTCGCCACATCCACGCTCGCTTCGGCTTTCACCAGACCGCCCGCATTCGCCTCCGATTCCTTGAATGCTTTGGCACGCTCGACATGCGTCCGCGCCAAGTCCTGCCGCAGCTTGAGATCCCGATCTCCATCGAGATACCGCTCCACGCCCTCCGCAAGCTCGCGCGCCGACGAAAGGCGATCCTCGGGCTCCTGCGCCAGCGCTCGCATGCACAGCGCGTCGAGCTCCGGAGCAATCGATGGAACATGCTCGCTCGGCTGCGTCGGAACGCCCGAAAGCGCCGCGCGCATGATTTCATCGACGCGCGTCCCCGGACGAAGTCGCGATAACGTCAATATTTCAAATAGTATTGCGCCAAGCGCATACACATCGGCGCGCGCATCCACCGCGTCGTGCCCCAATATCTGCTCGGGCGCCATGTACGCCGGCGTGCCCAAAAGCGCGCCTTCGGCCGTCAGCGCCGCGTTGTCCGACGTGAGCCCCTCGGGACCGAACGGAGCTTCCCCCATTTTGGGCGGAGCAGGCCGAGCTTCGTCCACCTTGCTGAGACGCTCGTTTGTCTCGGCCATGTCGGACGGGTTTTCCCCGACGATTTTCGCGAGTCCCCAATCGAGGACGTACACTTCGCCGAAATCGCCGAGCATGATATTTCCCGGCTTCAAGTCGCGGTGAAGCACGCCGCGGGAATGCGCGTAATCGATGGCGAGACAAACTTGCATGAACGCCGAAAGCAGTCGCCGTTCGGCATAACGCTTCATGAAGACTTCGTCCTTGCGCCGAAGGTGCTCGATGACGCGTTCGAGGGTATCGCCACGCACGCGTTTCATCGTGAAAAATGGGCGACCTTGGGGGTCCAAATCGAGGTCGTACACGGGCACGATCGAAGGATGTTCGAGCTGCCCTTGCACGCGCGCTTCGCGCAAGAACCGAGCTCGCGCCGTCGGCGAATCGGTATCGGCGAGGAGCGTTTTTTTCGCGACGCGCCTGCCAATTCGAGTATCGCCGCTGAGGCGCACTTCGCCCATGCCGCCGACACCGAGGACGGGGCCTGCGTCGTAACGAGCTTGCGATGCGAGCGCGCCGAGCTCGCCGGGTCCGACGTCGACGGCGCCGGCACTGACCTCGCCGCTCGCAAGGGAAAACGGATCGTGGCTGGTCGCATCGACGAGCGTCACGATGGGGAGGTCGGGGAGCGCGGCAATGGTGGCGTCGAGCGGCCTTTGCGGTGCAGATTCGACCGTGGGCGCCATGGGATCGAGCGCTGTGGGAGGGCCAGAGTGCGAGGGAGGAGCAGAGGCGCGCTTGGACATCGAGCGGACTGTACCGCGATGCGCGTGCAAAACGGAACCGTCAAGCAAGAGCTTCGCGCACCTTACCCGCGAACCCTGGGTCAGGGAGCGACGCGCTTCTGCGCAATGCGCCGCTTTCCTTCGAGCCAGGCAAACCCCGCATCGTAGACGACGTCGTGTCCGCCATCGAAAAGCACGAGCGTCGTATTGCCAGACGTGCGCGACGCGCGCACGGGCGTGCCCGCAAGCGCATATGGGTCGAGCTCGCCCGCGGGACTTCGTAGGGATGCAGGGCGCGTGGACGATTTCAGCTTCGGCAGAAAATCGTCTGCCAATTGGTCGGCGGCAATGGCTAGCTGATTGAACGCGGCAATGGCGTGCCGCGGATACACGATGTCGTCACGAACACCCGCGGCAATGTACATGGGCACGCCGGCTTGCCGAGCTCGCTCCAAAACGGCGCTCGGGCTACGTCTTTTGCATTCGGTAAAAGCTTTCGTACCAGCGCGCGGCGCACCTCCGCAAACGGCTTCGATGTTGCCCACGTAATGCCGGCGAGGCACATGTGCGACATTTTCGCGATACCAATCCACGATATCGTGAATGGGACACCATGCCACGACGCCGGCCCACATGTCCGGATGCCGGCCCGCCATGGCGAGCGCCGCGAGGCCGCCGCCGGAAAAACCCGCCAAATAGATGCGATTCGTGTCCACACGCGCATGCCGCTTGGCGTATTCCACGGCATCCAGAATGTCGCTCGTCACGAGGTCCGATACGCCAGCGGCGGCGTTTCTGTTTGGACCTCGGAAATTCGGATGAATGAAGACCCAATCTTTTTTTGCCGCGTGCAGAGCATACGGAATGCCGATGTTCTGACGATAATCCGTGCTCCAACTGTGCAAGACGACGAGAAGCGGTTTTTCCGCGGACGATCCCGAATCGAAAAACATCGCACGTTGCGCCGATCCATCCGACGAAGATGGAAGCGTGACATCGCGCGCCCCTGGAACGAGACGTTTCCATGCTTTGGCGCTCATGGCGCCCTCGCCGCCCGGAAATCGCGACGCAAGCGTATGACTTTTTACGCTCATGGCTTTCACTTCGAGTCCTTTGGGCTTGGGCTTTGCGTAGGCTCGAGATGCAACGCGGCCCGAAATGAGCGTCAAAAGAACCGCACACGTGAGGAGTGCCACGACAAACAAGGAACGTTTCATTCGATAAACCTCTTTGCCGCGACGTTAGCAAAATGGATGGCCCTTGCCATACGAGCGGCACCATGAATACACGCCCCAGATCGGTGGCTCGGTTCGTCGGTACAGCCTTTGCGTGCGCATGGTGGAATGCTGGCCATCAAGTTCGTCCTGGTGAGCGTATTTTTGACATTTGCGGTGCTTTTTCCGGCGTCCGCTCGTGGCGAAACCATAACGACCGGGCAACCTTTGCTGATGCTGGTCCCGGAATATCCGCGTGCCGTGGGTGGGCCCTTTCCATTTGGCGCGCAGGATCTATCGGTATGGCGCACACGCGTTCCCCGGATCGAAGAAGTCGACATTCGTTCGAGCCTCGATAAAACAATACAAAAAGCCTTGTTTTATACTCCAACGGGCGATTCGCCGAAGCCGCTGCTCGTCGTGCTGCATAGCTGGAGCGAAAACTATTTGCAAAATATTGGCATTCCTTATGCCATTTTTGCCGAACGAAATGGCTGGGCGCTCATTCACCCGGATCATCGCGGTCCTTATCGCAAACCCGAAGCGGTGGCCTCCGAGCTTTCCCTCGGAGACGTGCTCGATGCGGTGGAATACGCCAAAAAACGCGCTCGGTTCGATTCATCACGCATTTATTTGGTGGGTTATTCGGGCAGCGCCATGACGTCGCTCGTGCTGGCGGGTAAACACCCCGAAATATGGGCAGGTGTGGTTTCGTGGGTGCCGATTTATGATTTGGTGGATTGGTACGAATGGATGCAAAAAACGTCGCCCGAACGGCATTATGCGGGCGAGATCGCGGCAGCTTGCGGTGGCCGGCCCATTCCGGGAAGCCCAGCAGAAAAGGAATGCCGGCGGCGAAGCCCGAGCCAATATTTGTCGAATGCACGCGGACGAGTTCCCGTTTATTTGGGCTTGGGCATTTGGGATCATCTGGTTCCGCCAAACCATGCGCTTCGAGCATTCAATGATCTCGCATCACCGAACGAACGTATTCCGGAGGGTCAACTGAGGGAGCTCGACCGAACACGTCGCGTGCCCCATGAGCTTGTATTTTCAGGGAAACGACCGCTTTATGAGCAAGCGGGCGCCAAGGTGCTCCTCGAAAGGTCGAGCCTTGGGTCGACGGTGACGATTTTTCAAGGAGGTCACGACATCATTTACAATGCGGGCCTCGCGTGGCTTGCGGAAAGAAGGCGGTGACTGGTCATTGACAGCACGCGCCGTCGATAGGGCATCCCAACGTGCCGCACGAGCCGCTCGCGCAATCGGCATTCGAGAAGCATCGCGTCCCCTTGGCTCCCGCAACGCACGCGCCATTCGTGCAAACGCCGCTCCAACATTCACCGTCATTGGTGCAGCCCTTACCTGCGCGGCATGGCAAGCAATCTCCACCACAATCGACGTCGGATTCCGCCGCATTCTGCGTGCAGTCGGCGCAATGGGGATTGTTCGGGTCTGCGCCTTCGCA
This region includes:
- a CDS encoding serine/threonine protein kinase, with amino-acid sequence MSKRASAPPSHSGPPTALDPMAPTVESAPQRPLDATIAALPDLPIVTLVDATSHDPFSLASGEVSAGAVDVGPGELGALASQARYDAGPVLGVGGMGEVRLSGDTRIGRRVAKKTLLADTDSPTARARFLREARVQGQLEHPSIVPVYDLDLDPQGRPFFTMKRVRGDTLERVIEHLRRKDEVFMKRYAERRLLSAFMQVCLAIDYAHSRGVLHRDLKPGNIMLGDFGEVYVLDWGLAKIVGENPSDMAETNERLSKVDEARPAPPKMGEAPFGPEGLTSDNAALTAEGALLGTPAYMAPEQILGHDAVDARADVYALGAILFEILTLSRLRPGTRVDEIMRAALSGVPTQPSEHVPSIAPELDALCMRALAQEPEDRLSSARELAEGVERYLDGDRDLKLRQDLARTHVERAKAFKESEANAGGLVKAEASVDVANALDQSPRVMAVREVIQGLALDPEDRAAQRLFVELIVNTTEVPPEAMPELERARDKARAETLRSAFYGLMAWLAVLPLAFVIGVHSKLAVGATAAVDVMAALFALFYSRRQRIGAGVPIALSVLVAATVALSSCYLGPFALVPTCAVSAMLIYAMHATPYERRVGVVVFVAFTSLPFLAEFTGVLGRSYVFEADRLIILARAVALPETATLLAMLYSTLSFIVFSAWIVGRMRDALSASEQQKLVQSWLLRRLFPDAMAER
- a CDS encoding crotonase/enoyl-CoA hydratase family protein, which produces MSQSPVNYHRDGEVATITMDDGKRNALSPQMFKALNEAIDRAERDDAMIVLTGRVDAFSAGFDLKVMRSGGPAAVGMLNAGFAMTARLLSFPRPVIAASSGHAMAMGLFLLLCADYRIGAAGDYKYVANEVAIGLPMPRVAVEVMRLRLPPAHFQRAATLSTMYTPEEAVAAGMLDELVSPDKLLERAYERAAQFGELDRHAHRVTKLRIREDALKTIRRSIPLDLGDAVVTGVRRFIAAKKTGSA
- a CDS encoding prolyl oligopeptidase family serine peptidase; this translates as MKRSLFVVALLTCAVLLTLISGRVASRAYAKPKPKGLEVKAMSVKSHTLASRFPGGEGAMSAKAWKRLVPGARDVTLPSSSDGSAQRAMFFDSGSSAEKPLLVVLHSWSTDYRQNIGIPYALHAAKKDWVFIHPNFRGPNRNAAAGVSDLVTSDILDAVEYAKRHARVDTNRIYLAGFSGGGLAALAMAGRHPDMWAGVVAWCPIHDIVDWYRENVAHVPRRHYVGNIEAVCGGAPRAGTKAFTECKRRSPSAVLERARQAGVPMYIAAGVRDDIVYPRHAIAAFNQLAIAADQLADDFLPKLKSSTRPASLRSPAGELDPYALAGTPVRASRTSGNTTLVLFDGGHDVVYDAGFAWLEGKRRIAQKRVAP
- a CDS encoding phytanoyl-CoA dioxygenase family protein — its product is MNTAVELPDPSHETPHAALSPEEAAKVAAALPLNHRFRLGAEITPVQRAYLDKNGYLVFARVASPDEVARIVAEVDRVQAQFLAEGRRKVHGIPIWFGRDEQGKPYLQRTGFLSVHSDYVRQFVTDARFEPIRKLVGKDARIGHEEKDGVVFNRYIRTKGSLRPGLAWHTDGLRDAFYGQLPGPMLNVGLHFERITPEDGGLRIIPGSHNQGWRDFLFRKLYFVDNRPDPAEVMVETWPGDLTVHDGRTWHRVAASQYTGARSRRQSMYVPYVTGPYQPKSEQSDTASYLKAFDLIIRAKTWLGR
- a CDS encoding alpha/beta fold hydrolase, with translation MLAIKFVLVSVFLTFAVLFPASARGETITTGQPLLMLVPEYPRAVGGPFPFGAQDLSVWRTRVPRIEEVDIRSSLDKTIQKALFYTPTGDSPKPLLVVLHSWSENYLQNIGIPYAIFAERNGWALIHPDHRGPYRKPEAVASELSLGDVLDAVEYAKKRARFDSSRIYLVGYSGSAMTSLVLAGKHPEIWAGVVSWVPIYDLVDWYEWMQKTSPERHYAGEIAAACGGRPIPGSPAEKECRRRSPSQYLSNARGRVPVYLGLGIWDHLVPPNHALRAFNDLASPNERIPEGQLRELDRTRRVPHELVFSGKRPLYEQAGAKVLLERSSLGSTVTIFQGGHDIIYNAGLAWLAERRR